DNA from Rhizobacter sp. J219:
CGGAGCCGGCGACGGCACTTCCCACTCCAGGCCTTCTGCCGCTTCCCACGGCTTCTGCGGCGCCGGCTCACCCTTGCCGCGCATGGCGGGCAGCACGACGAACAGCAGGAAGTAGACCTGCATCAACCCGAAGCCGAAAGCACCCACCGTCGCCAGCGCGTTGAAGTCCGCGAACTGCATCGGATAGTCGGCGTAGCGACGCGGCATGCCGGCGAGACCCAGGAAGTGCATCGGGAAGAAGGTGACGTTGAAGAAGATCAACGAGCCCCAGAAGTGGATCTTGCCGCGCGTCTCGGAGTACATCACGCCCGTCCACTTGGGCGCCCAGTAGTAGTAGCCGGCGAACATCGCGTACAGCGAGCCGGCCACCAGCACGTAGTGGAAGTGCGCCACCACGTAGTAGGTGTCTTGCAGCTGGATGTCGATCGGTGCCACCGAGAGGATCAGACCGGTGAAGCCGCCCATCGTGAACACGAAGATGAAGCCGACCGCAAACAACATTGGCGTCTCGAAGGTCATCGAGCCGCGCCACATGGTCGCGATCCAGTTGAACACCTTCACCCCCGTGGGGATCGCGATCAGCATGGTCGCGTACATGAAGAAGAGCTGGCCCGTCACCGGCATGCCGGTCGTGAACATGTGGTGGGCCCACACGATGAACGACAGGATGGCGATCGACGAGGTGGCGTACACCATCGAGGTGTAGCCGAAGAGGCGCTTGCGAGCAAAGGCCGGCACGATGTGGCTCACGATGCCGAAGGCCGGCAGGATCATGATGTACACCTCGGGGTGGCCGAAGAACCAGAAGATGTGCTGGTACATGATCGGGTCGCCGCCGCCCGCCGGGTTGAAGAAGGCGGTGCCGAAGTGGCGGTCGGTCAGCGTCATCGTGATGGCGCCAGCGAGCACCGGCATCACCGCGATCAGCAGGTAGGCGGTGATGAGCCAGGTCCAGCAGAACATCGGCATCTTCATCAGCGTCATGCCGGGGGCGCGCATGTTGAGGATGGTCACGATGATGTTGATCGAGCCCATGATCGACGAGGCGCCGAGGATGTGCATCGCGAAGATGCCGGCGTCCATCGAGGGGCCCATCTGCAGCGTGAGCGGCGCGTAGAGCGTCCAGCCGGCGGCGGGGGCGCCACCTGGCATGAAGAACGATGCCACGAGCATGATGCCGGCCGGGATCAGCAGCCAGAAGCTCAGGTTGTTCATCCGCGCGAAGGCCATGTCGGCCGCGCCGATCTGCAGCGGGATCATCCAGTTCGCGAAGCCCACGAAGGCCGGCATGATGGCGCCGAACACCATGATCAGCCCGTGCATGGTGGTGAACTGGTTGAACAGCTGCGGGTTCACGATCTGCAGCCCGGGCTGGAACAGCTCGGCGCGGATCAGGAGCGCCAGCACGCCACCGAACAGGAACATCGTGAAGCTGAACAGCAGGTACAGCGTGCCGATGTCCTTGTGGTTGGTGGCAAACACCCAGCGACGCCAGCCGTGCGGATGGTGGTCGTCATGCGCGTGGTCATGGCCGTGGTCGCCGGCCGCGTGGCCGTGGGGATCGAGTACAGCACTCATGGGTCTTCCTTTGGGGCGCGGTTTTCGGTGAATTACTTGCGGGCGGCGGTGACGTCGGCCGGCTGCACGATCTGGCCGGTCTTGTTGGACCAGGCGTTCTTCGTGTAGGTCGCGACGGCAGCGAGGTCGGTGTCGCTGAGCTGTTTCCAGGCCGGCATCGCACCGTTGGCTGCGCCGTTCAGGAGGATCGCAAGTTGCTTGTTCTTGTCGGCGTCGAGCACGACGGGCGACGCATCCAGCGCCTTGATCGGGCCAGCGCCCTTGCCGGTGGGCTGGTGGCAGGCGGCACAGTTGGCGGCGTAGACCTTCTCGCCGCGGGCGGCCAGTTCGGGCAGCGCCCAGACCTTGGTCGGATCGTCGGCCTTAGCCGCGATCTCCTTCAGCTTGCCCTCCACCCACTTGGTGTAGTCGGCCTGCGACAGCACCTTCACGTGGATCGGCATGTAGGCGTGCTCCTTGCCGCACAGCTCGGCGCACTGGCCGTAGAAGTCGCCGGTCTTCTCGGCGCGGAACCAGGTGTCGCGCACGAAGCCGGGGATGGCATCCTGCTTGATGCCGAAGGCCGGCACCATGAAGGCGTGGATCACGTCGTTGGCGGTGGTGATGATGCGGATCTTCTTGTCGACCGGCACCACGAGCGGGTTGTCGACCTTGAGCAGGTAGTCGTCGCCGGCGGGCTTGCCGGAATCGGACATCTCGCGATGGGCGACGTCGAGCGTGGAGAGGAAACCGATGCCCTCGCCTTCGCCCTTCAGATAGTCGTAGCCCCATTTCCACTGGATGCCGGTGGCCTTGATGGTGATGTCGGCCGAAACCGTGTCCTTCATCGCGACGACGGCCTTGGTGGCGGGCAGCGCCATCAGGATCACGATGATGAAGGGCACCACCGTCCAGGCGATCTCGACCTTCACGCTCTCATGGAAGTTGGACGCCTTGGCGCCCTTGGATTTGCGGTGCTTGAAGATCGAATAGAACATCACGCCGAAGACGGCGATGAAGATCACGATGCACACGATCATCATGAAGTTGTGCAACCACTGCTGCTCGGCGGCGATCTTGGTGACCGGCGGGTGCAGGTCCAGCTGATTCACCGCCGGGCCGCCCGGCAGGCTGTTGACGGCCATTGCGGCCGTGCCGGCCAGCGCGGCGCACGCCGCCACGCAGGCCTGCCCCGCGCTCCGGGCAAAAGACTGCCACAGTGATTTCGTCGTCTTCATCATGGTCGTTTCAGTTTTCAAGAATCACATCGAAGCGGGTTCGCGCGCCTGCCACCCCATCGACGACGCGCCAGGTCGTCGAGGCCTTGCATGGGTGGAGTCGGAGCGCCGGTTCCCTCGTCGCCGGCAGCCTGTGGTCACCCCGAGAGCCACGCAGCGCGCAAGTACCCCCGGGCGGACCTGCATTTTTCAAGCCCGCGAGTTTAACGCACCCATTTGAGCGGCCTCAAACGGCGCTCACCCTCTGGACGTCCTGCTGCGCACCATGGCACGCATGTCGTCGACCGACACGCGGGTTTCGGCGGCGAGGGGTGCACGCGGCGCAGCCTTGAAGGCGTGGCCATAGGCGATCTCGAAGTCCAGGTAGATGCGCCCATCGGGTCGGGCGAGGCTCTTGAGCGCCGCATGCAGGCGCTCACGCCAGCGCGGGGTGCGCCATCCGGCCACACGCTGCGGCGACGCATTCGCGCCGAGGGAGCGCAATTCGCTCAACAGGGCTTCGGGGCTGTCCCAGCTGAGGCTGAGCACCTCCTGGTCCATCACCGGGTCGGCAAAGCCGGCCTGCACCAGCATGTCGCCCAGGTCGTGCATGTCGACGAAGTCGGCCAACGGCGGGCCCCAGCCGAGGCGCGCGTAGAGGTCATGAAGCGTTCGCAGGCTGCCCGGCCCGAGACAGGAGAACATGACGAAGCCGTCGACGACCAGCAGTTGCTGCCATTGCGCCATCAGCTCCGAGGGGTCGACCACCGCGTGCAACATCATGTTGGCCCACACGAGTTGCACGCTTGCCGGCGCCACCTCCTGCGGCGTCACGTGCACCACTGGGACACCGCGCCAGCGCCGGGGTGACCACCAGGGCGCCGCCATCGCCTGCCGGCTGCGCGCACGCAGGGCCTCGGTCGGCTCGACGGCCAGGTGGCGCGCCTGCGGGTAGGCCTTCAACAACAGCTCGGTGCTGGCGCCGCCAAAGGCCCACCAGTCGAGCACCGCGGCCGGCTGGACGCGGATGAACTGGAGCCGATCGGCCATGCGGCGCGCCACTTCGGCATGCAGCCACGGCGCTTCGGGGGCTCGCGCCAGGCGACGCAGCCACCCCTCCACGCTGGCCGGGTCGAGCTGTCGCGCGGTCGAGGCAGAGGGAGCGCTCATGAGGTGGGGCAGTATATTGAGCCGATGCTCTTCAGCCGCCTGCTCACGCCATTGCCCAGCCTGTGCGCGGTGTGCCGGGGCTGGGGCGACGGCGCCGTCTGTGCGTCCTGCCATGCGCGTTATGCGGGCGCGGCGGCGCGCTGCGTACGGTGTGCCGTGCAGATCCCCGGCGGCGTGACCGTGTGCGGTCAGTGCCTCGTGCACCCGCCCGACTTCGACGCCGCCCGCACCGGCCTCGACTACGCCCACCCCTGGTCGACGCTCATCGCGCGTTTCAAGTTCCACGCCGCGCTCGAACTCGCCGGCGCGCTGGTCCAGCCGCTGCTCGCAAGTGTGCAGCGCGATCCCGGCACGCTGCCTGACCTCCTGCTGCCCGTGCCCTTGAGCCGCGAACGCCTGCGCGCGCGGGGCTACAACCAGGCCTGGGAAGCGACACGCCGCCTGGCCCGCGGCCTGGCCTTGCGCTGCGATGCCCACCTGCTCCTGCGTGTGAAAGACAGCCCGCACCAGCTTGAGCTGCCACCGGAAGAACGCGCCGCCAACGTGCGCGGTGTCTTCGCCGTGGAGCCGCTGCGCCGCACCGAGCTGCACGGCTTGCACATCGCGGTCGTCGACGACGTGCTGACGACAGGCGCCACCTGTGCCGAGCTGGCCCGTGTGCTCAAGCAGGCGGGCGCACGGCGCGTGTCGGCGTGGTCGCTGGCCCGCACGCCGCGCGACACCCCCTGAGCCCCAACGCCCGCCAATGTTCAACATCGTCCTGGTCCAGCCGGAGATTCCCCCCAACACCGGCAACGTGATCCGCCTCGCGGCCAACACCGGCTGCGCCCTGCACCTGATCGAGCCGCTGGGTTTCTCGATGGACGACCGGCTGCTGCGCCGCGCCGGCCTCGACTACCACGAATACGCACCGGTGCAGCGCCACGCCTCGTGGCAGGCTTTCCTCGATGCAGCCCGGCCCGATTCGCAGCGCCTCTTCGCCTTTACCACGCGCGGCAGCCAGCCCTTCGCGCAGGTGCCGTGGCAGCCTGGGGACTGGTTCGTCTTCGGATCGGAAACGGCGGGCCTGGCGCCGGCACTGCGCGACAGCTTCCCGCCCTCGCAGCGCGTGCGCCTGCCAATGCGCCCGGATCAGCGCAGCCTCAACCTCAGCAATGCGGTGGCGGTGACGGTCTTCGAAGCCTGGCGCCAGAACGGCTACCAGGGCGGCGCCTGACCCGCAGGTCAGGCACCTTCGCGCCGCGCGTCGCGCGACATCAGTTCCTGGATGGCCTGCTGCGGCCGCAAGCGACCTTCGAGCACCCGCACCACCGCTTCGGTGATCGGCATCTCGACCCCACTCGCCTGCGCACGTTTGAGTACCGTGGCGGCGCACGCCACCCCTTCGGCCACATGGCCAAGCTCGTGGAGGATGCGTGGCAGCGGCAAGCCCTGCGCGAGCAAGAGTCCGACCTTGCGGTTGCGCGACAGGTCGCCGGTGGCGGTGAGCACCAGATCGCCAAGCCCGCTCAGGCCCATGAAGGTTTCCACGCGTGCCCCCAGCACAAGCCCGAGGCGCGTCATCTCGGCCAGGCCCCGCGTGATCAGCGCTGCGCGGGCGTTGAGCCCGAGCTGCAGGCCATCGGCGATGCCGGTGGCGATCGCCATCACGTTCTTCACCGCCCCGCCCACCTCGACACCCACCGGGTCGTTCGAGGCGTAGATGCGCATCACATCGGAATGAAAAGCTTCGACGGCTTGCTGGCACAGCGCATCATCCTGGCTGGCCACGACGAGGGCCACCGGCTGACCGCGCGCCACCTCCAGCGCGAAACTCGGGCCAGAAAGGATGCCGACCTGCGTGGCCGAGGGCCGCACCGCACGCGCGATCTCGTGGCCGAGGAGGCCGGTGCCTTCTTCGAATCCCTTGCACAGCCACAAGACGCCCGGCGCATCGGCCGGCAGGCGCTGCAGCATCTCGCGCAGGCCGGCCATCGGCGTGGCCACCACGATCAGGCCGCCTCGGGCGTGTTCGAGCGCGGCATTGAAATCGGCGCTCAGCTCAAGACCCGCCGGCAGCGGCACCCCCGGCAGGTAACGCGCGTTCTCGCGTGCTGCCCGCATCTGCTGGCACTGCGCCGCGTCGCGCACCCACAAGAGCGTGCCGTGGCGCGCGGCGGTGCTCGCGGCCACGGCCGTGCCCCACGCACCCGCGCCGAGCACGGTCAGGTTCATCTCGAAGCGCGAACGCTCAGTTGAGGTTGGCCGCAGCGCCGCCGGCCGCCTGCTGTTGCTGCTGGGCTTCGTACATGGCCTGGAAGTTCACTTCGGCCAGCACCACCGGCGGGAAGCCGGCGCGCGTGCACACGTCGGACACGATGGCGCGCAGGTAAGGGTAGACGATCTGCGGGCAGGCGATGCCGATGATGGGCTGCAGCTGCTCGTCAGGGATGTTGCGGATCTCGAAGATGCCGGCCTGCTTGGCCTCGACGAGGAACAGCGTCTTGTCCTTGACAGTGGTGGTGACGGTGGCCGTCACCGACACCTCGTACACCCCATCGGCCACCGGCTGGGCGGCGAGGTTGAGGTTGATGTCGACCTGCGGCTGGGCCTGCTCGAGCAGGATCTGCGGCGAGTTCGGCTGCTCGAGCGACAAGTCCTTCAGGTACACGCGCTGGATCTGGAACACGGGAGCGTTGTTGTCGTCGGCCATGGATGTCTCGCAGGATAGGAAAGGAAGTAGTCGGGCCGCCAGCTCAGGGCGGGGCCGGCGATTATGTTCCAGTGAAGATGACGGCTCTCAGCTGCCTTGCAGCAAGGGCATGAGCCCGCCACGCTGGTCCAGCGCGATCAGGTCGTCGCAGCCGCCCACGTGGGTGTCGCCGATGAAGATCTGCGGCACCGTGCGGCGGCCGGTGATCTCCATCATCGTCGTGCGTTGCGACGGGTCCAGGTCCACGCGCACTTCATCAATATCGCTCACGCCGCGCTGCTTGAGCAAGGCCTTGGCACGAATGCAAAAAGGGCACACCAGCGTCGTGTACATCTTGACGGGCTGCATCAACGAAACCTCCTGCGGTCAGGCGGATTTCTCGACGGGCAGGTTGGCCTCGCGCCAGGCGCGAAGGCCCCCGGCGAGCGGCCGGGCCTTCTCGAAACCCAGCTTCTTCAAGATACCCGCTGCGCGCGCAGCGCGTGCGCCGGTTGGACACACCACCACCAGCGGCAAGGCCTTGTTCTTGGGCAGATCGCCGCTCGTTTCCAGCGTGCCGAACGGGATGTTCTTCGAACCACCGGCGTGGCCCGCGGCGTACTCCGCGGGCTCGCTCACGTCGACCAGCACGGCGCGTTCGCGGTTGATGAGCTGCACCGCCTCGGCGGTGGTCACGGCGCCGCTGCCACTGCCGCCACGAAGGCGGGGCCAGATCAGCAAGGCGCCCGAGAGGATCGCCATCGAGATCAGCAGCAGGTTTTCGGGAATGGTGAAGAAGTTCACGTGTGTTGTGCGGGCTTGCGGCACCGGCTTGAAGGCAAACGCGAATTATAGAATTCGGGGCTTTGCCGCCCGGCCCCACCCTTCAGCCTGCTTCGTCCACCATGTACAAACTCGTGCTCATCCGCCACGGCGAATCGACCTGGAACCTGGAAAACCGCTTCACCGGATGGGTCGACGTGGACCTCACGCCCACCGGCGTGGCCCAGGCCCAGCAGGCCGGCCGCACGCTCAAGGCCCACGGCTACGACTTCGACATCGCCTACACCTCGGTGCTCAAGCGCGCGATCTGGACCCTCTGGCACACCCTGGACCAGATGGACCGCACCTGGCTGCCCGTGGTGCACCAGTGGCGACTGAACGAGCGCCACTACGGTGGCCTGCAAGGGCTCAACAAGGCCGAGACGGCCAAACAATACGGCGATGACCAGGTGCTGATCTGGCGCCGCAGCTACGACACGCCGCCGCCGCCGCTGGCCGCCGATGCGCCGCTCAGCCAGCGCGCCGACATCCGCTACGCCAAGCTCAAGCCGGAAGAGATTCCGCTCACCGAGTGCCTGAAGGACACCGTGGCCCGTGTGTTGCCGGCCTGGAACGACACCATCGCACCGGCCATCAAGTCGGGCAAGCGGGTGGTGATCGCGGCACACGGCAACAGCATCCGCGCACTGGTGAAGTACCTGAGCAACATCGGCGACGACGACATCGTGGGCGTCAACATCCCCAACGGCACGCCGCTCGTCTATGAAACCGATGCCGACCTGAAGCCGATCAAGCCCTACTACTACCTCGAAGACAAGAAGGCCTGATCCAGCTCACCCGGGCAGGCCGTAGAGCCGCTCCGGCGGCACGCGGTCGAGCACCGACTTGTCGGCCACGAAGCCGGTGATCGCGTGCTCGGCGCGGCTGGTGTCGCGGCGCACGATGTTGAGCACTGGCACGCCGGTCCTGTCGGTGATGCTCGCCGCGATCGGGGTGCTCGCGCTCGCGGTGCGGCGGATCACCACCGCCAGCTCGCCGGTCTTGAGCTTCACCAGCTCGCCCGGCGGGTAGATGCCGAATTCCTTGATGATGGCCATGGCCATCGCGCCGCCACCATCGGTCTTGAAGAGTTCGCGTGCCGCTTCCTGGGCATGCAGCGGCTTGCGAATGGCCTTGGGGCTGATCTTGGCCATGAAGATGTCGGCGTACTTGAGCGCTCGCGCCATCTCGCTCATCTCGGTCAGCCCGCGCGGATAGCCCTTGCCGTCGGTCCACTCGTGGTGCTGCTCCACCGCGGTGAGCCACTCTTCGTCGGTGATGCCAGCTTCGCGCAGCATGCGTGCGCTCTCCAGCGGATGTTCGTGCAGCACCGCGCGCTGCTCGGCGAGCATCGGCACACCCTGCGCGGCCAGCCGGCCTTGCAGTTCGAAGACCGACATGTTCATGGTGAGTGCCGCCTTGACGAGCGTGAGGCAGCGTTCGCGCGGCCACCCCATGCGCTGCGCCATCAGGAAGCAGATCATCCCGGTGTAGACGGCATGGCTCAGGCCATAGATCGAAAGCTTGCGGGTGTCTTGCCGCACCGCGAGGAAGATGCCCACGTCGGCATCTTTTTCGGTGAGCAGGGCCAGGTGCTGGGCGAGCTCGTCGATGCGCGGTGCGAAGTTCTTGGGATCCTCGGCGAGGCCCTTGACGATGCGTTCCAGGCGCCAGCGCAGCTGGTCCCACAGGCCGAAGACGCTCGTCGGGCGCGCTTCCACCGCCTCGGGCCGGCCGGCGTTCTGGGCGGCGAGCACGGCCTTGACCTCATCCGACTCGACCAGCGCGCCATGCGCGAGCAGGGCTGCGAGCTGCTCGTCGTTTTCCACGACGGCACCCTTGGACAGCAGCAGGTGCCCCTCGGCGTCACGCACCTCCAATGGGGAGGGCATGCCGAACTGCACCAGATGACGATCCATCTTGACCCACGCCATGACGAACCTCCGCAACAGCAATGACCCAATGTAGAGCCTTGTCGGCGGCCTGGACAGCGGAAAAGGGGCGCTTTTCTGCCAGTTTTTTCAGCAGAACGGAGAGCGCGTCAACCGAGCAGCCGATGCCGCGTCCAGGCGGTGCCTCGCATGCGCTTGCGAAAGAGGATGTTTCGCACGATCCAGTCGGCGAACATGCCCAGCCACACCCCGATCACGCCCAGCCCGCACACGATGCCCAGCAGGTAGCCCGCGCCGATGCGCAGGCCCCACATTGTGGAGCTGCCCACCAGCAAGCCGTAGCGTGTGTCGCCGGCCCCGCGCAGGCCCGCCGGCAACACCCAGGAGCCGGCCCAGGCCGGCATGAACACGCAGCTGAGCGCGATCAGCCAGGCCGCCTGGGCGGTGACCTCGGCGTTGTTGCCGAAGAGCCCGGCCAGCCACCACGAGAACGGCAGCACGATCGCCGCCAGCGCCGACAGCGACCAGTTGGCACTGCGGATCACCCGCTTGAGCACCAGCTGCGCCGCCTTCACCCGGCCCGCTCCCAGGCGCATGCCCACGAGCGTGGTGGCCGCCACGCCGAGCGCGGTACCCGGCGTGTTGACGAAGTTGCTGACGTAGAACGCAATGAAGTTCGCGGCCAGGGCTGTCGTCCCGAGACCGACCACGATGGTCTGGGTGACGATCTTGCCCAGGTGGAAGAACGACGACTCCAGCGCCGCCGGCCATCCCACCTTGAGAATGGATCGCATGAAGTCACGGCGCACCGGCCAGCCACCCGCATGCTCGGCACCCTGCCGCAGGGTGGGCCACAGCGCCAGCAGCACCAGCGCCACTCCGCCGCAGCGTGCCAGCAGCAGGGCCGCCCCGGCGCCGTTGACGCTGCCGTTGTCGCCGCGCATGAAGATCGCCGCCATGACGATCTGCGACACGGCCATCACCACTTGCACCCGCATGGCCGTGTCGGTGCGGGCCATGCCGCGCAGCACGCCGCAGCTGGTGAGCACGATCGAAGTGGCCATGCCTGCCACGATCACCCAGCGGAAGTACCGGTCGGCCTGCACCTTCACCGCTTCTTCGGCACCGGGCAGCACCATCGCGATCCACAGGCCGCGGGTGTTCCAGAGCAGCAGCGCCACCAGCACGCCCGCACACAACGCAAGCGCCAGCGCGCTGAACGCCACCGAGCGCAGGTCGCCACGCCGGCCGGCGCCCACGCAATGCGCGACCGTCACGGTCGCACCGATCGCCAGGCCGCCGTAGATCGCGATCAGCAGGAAGTTGAGCGCGTCCATCATCCCGATGGCCGCGACGGAGGCCGGCCCGAGGTGGCTGGCCATCGCCATCACCACCGTGCCGGTGAGCACCAGCGCGAACTCCTGCAGCAGCACCGGCCCGGCCAGCGCCCACACGCCGCGCGGTCGCGCGAAACGGCGGCGCCACTGGAAGCGGATCCAGCGCCAGCGATCGCGGATGGGAACGGAAGAGAGACTCAAAGGACTCACGAGGCCTGTGCGAACGCACCATAGCGCTGCCCTGATGACAGCGCTGTCACCTCGGGGAAGCGTGGTCTGCAGAATGGACGCGCGGCTGTGACACACTGCACGCCGTCATGAAAAGCGCTTCCTCCACGCCCCGCGGCTTCACGCTCATCGAAGTGATGGTCGTCGTGGCCATCATCGCGATCCTGGCCGTCATGGCCGTGCCCAGCCTGATGGGCAAGTACGTGCGAGAACACATCGTCGAAGGCGTGACGCTCGCCAAGCTGGCGAAAGACGCGGTGGGCGCGAGCTGGGCCACCACCAAGACCCTGCCCGACGACAACGCCGCCGCGGGCCTGCCGGCGGCCGACAAGATCGTCAACAACGTGGTGAAGTCGGTGACGGTGGAAAACGGGGCGGTCCACATCCTCTTCGGCAACCGGGCCAACGGCGCGCTGCAGGGCAAGATCCTGACCTTGCGTCCGGCGATCGTGGCAGACGCGCCGGTCGTGCCGGTCGCGTGGGTGTGCGCCTTCTCCAAGGTGCCCGACCAGATGACGGTCATGGGCACCAACCGCACCAGCATCGAACGCCAGCACCTGCCGGTGAACTGCCTCTGACGCGCCGACGTCAGTGCTGCGCTTCGAGCGTCGACGCCTCGTAGCCCAGCGCCCCCGCGATCTGGTGCCGCACCTGCGCCGCCAGATCGCGCCGGTCCTGCCCGGCCGAGGCCACGGTCGGCAGTTGCGTGACCTGCACCCGCAGCCCTTTTGCGCACACCACCTTCCACAGCGACTCCGCCAGGGTCGAGTCGCCAACCCACACCACCGCCTGGCTCGGCGAGCCGCCATCGTCGGCATAGCGCAGCGCGATCGGCTGCAACAGCGCATCGGTCGAGATCGCGGCCTGCAGCAGGTTGGCGTGAAACGGCAGCAGCGTCGTGCCGTCGCCGGTGGTGCCCTCGGGGAACATCGCGATGGTGTCGCCCTGCTTCAGCGAGGCGGCGATCTGGTGCACCACGCGCAGCGCGTCGCGCTTGCGTTCGCGCTCGATGAAGAGCGTGCCCCCACAGCCAATCAGCCAGCCGAGCACCGGCCAGTGCTTCACATCGGCCTTGGAGACGAAGCGCGCCGGGTGCACCGAATTGATGGCGAGGATGTCGAGCCACGAGATGTGGTTGGCCACGATCAGCGCCGGGCCGTCGTGCGAGCGGCCGACGCCTTCGACCGTCACACCGAGCGCCCGCGCGACCTGGCCGCACCAGCGGCCGGTCTGCCACAGACGTTTGTCCGGCGTGATGAACGGAAAGACGAACGCGCAGCGCAGCACGCCCGCCAGGATCAGCCGGCCGATGGAGGCCAGCCGCCACAACGCGATCGCCGTCCGCAAGGCCCGCTGCTCCGGTGACGTCAACTGGCTTCGTGGGCCACGTTGCCGGCCACGAGCGTGTACCTGACGCTGCCCGGCAACTCGTAGCCCGCGAAGGGGGAATGTTTGCCCTGGCTCTTGAGCGCCTGCGGCCGCACCGTCCAGTAGCTGGTGGGATCGAACACGCAGACATCGGCCACGCCGCCTTCGACCAGCCGGCCCGCGCTCGACGCGAGCGAGCCCAGCGCCTCGCCCAGCACCCGCACCGGCTCGCAGGTGACCTTGGCGAGCGTCTTCGACAGGCCGAGCTTCTGTTCCTGACCCCACTTGAGCGCGAGGCTCAGCAGCAGCTCCAGCCCCGTGGCACCGGGTTCGGCTTCGGCGAAGGGCAGGTTCTTCGCGTCTTCGTCGACCGGGGTGTGGTCGCTGACGAGCGCATCGATGGTGCCGTCGGCCAGGCCGGCGCGGATCGCATCGCGGTCGCGCTGCTGGCGCAACGGCGGCGTGAGCCGCATGTCGGCATTGAAGTAGCCAATGTCGACGTCGGTCAGGTGCAGGTGGTTCACGCTCACGTCGCAGGTCACCGGCAGGCCTTCGGCCTTGGCTTCGCGCACGAGCGCGATGCCGGCCGCGCTGCTCAGGCGGCACAGGTGCACCCGCGCACCGGTCACGCGCATCAGCTCGAAGATGGTGTGCAGCGCGATCGTCTCGGCGATCACCGGCACGCCCGACAGGCCCAGGCGCGTGGCGAGCGGACCGCTGGCCGCCACGCCTTTGCCGAGGTAGGCATCCTGCGGACGCAGCCACACGCAATAGCCGAAGGTCGAGGCGTATTGCAGGGCGCGCTGCAGCACCATGGTGTCGGCGAGCGCCACGTCGGCCTGCGAGAAACCCACGCAGCCGGCTTCGGTCAGCTCGGCCATCTCGGTCAGCACTTCGCCGGCAAGCCCGCGGGTGAGCGCGCCCAGCGGATAGAGGTGCGCTTGGTTGAGGTTGCGGGCGCGGAACTTGAGCATCTCGACGAGGCCGGGCTCGTCGAGCGCGGGGTCGGTGTCGGGCGGGCAGACGAGGCTCGTCACCCCGCCGGCGACGGCGGCGGCCATTTCCGACTCGAGCATGCCTTCGTGCTCGTGGCCCGGTTCGCGCAGGCGCGCGGCGAGGTCGACCAGGCCCGGGGCCACGATGAGCCCCTGCGCATCGATCGTGCGCGAGGGCTTGAAGTCGGGGTTTACCTTGCCCAGTGTCACGACGCGGCCAGCCGCGATGGCCACGTCGGCCACTTCATCGCGGCCGGAAGCGGGGTCGATCAACCGTCCGTTCTTGATCAGCAGTTTCATGTGGATCTCAGGCTCCGGGTCAGGCGTTGTTGCCGGCGATGGTTGACATCACCGCCATGCGCACCGCAATGCCGAAGGTGACCTGCGGCAGGATCACGCTCTGCTTGCCGTCAGCCACCGAGGAGTCGATCTCCACGCCCCGGTTGATCGGCCCCGGGTGCATCACGATC
Protein-coding regions in this window:
- the ctaD gene encoding cytochrome c oxidase subunit I, translating into MSAVLDPHGHAAGDHGHDHAHDDHHPHGWRRWVFATNHKDIGTLYLLFSFTMFLFGGVLALLIRAELFQPGLQIVNPQLFNQFTTMHGLIMVFGAIMPAFVGFANWMIPLQIGAADMAFARMNNLSFWLLIPAGIMLVASFFMPGGAPAAGWTLYAPLTLQMGPSMDAGIFAMHILGASSIMGSINIIVTILNMRAPGMTLMKMPMFCWTWLITAYLLIAVMPVLAGAITMTLTDRHFGTAFFNPAGGGDPIMYQHIFWFFGHPEVYIMILPAFGIVSHIVPAFARKRLFGYTSMVYATSSIAILSFIVWAHHMFTTGMPVTGQLFFMYATMLIAIPTGVKVFNWIATMWRGSMTFETPMLFAVGFIFVFTMGGFTGLILSVAPIDIQLQDTYYVVAHFHYVLVAGSLYAMFAGYYYWAPKWTGVMYSETRGKIHFWGSLIFFNVTFFPMHFLGLAGMPRRYADYPMQFADFNALATVGAFGFGLMQVYFLLFVVLPAMRGKGEPAPQKPWEAAEGLEWEVPSPAPFHTFETPPKLNASATKVIG
- the coxB gene encoding cytochrome c oxidase subunit II → MKTTKSLWQSFARSAGQACVAACAALAGTAAMAVNSLPGGPAVNQLDLHPPVTKIAAEQQWLHNFMMIVCIVIFIAVFGVMFYSIFKHRKSKGAKASNFHESVKVEIAWTVVPFIIVILMALPATKAVVAMKDTVSADITIKATGIQWKWGYDYLKGEGEGIGFLSTLDVAHREMSDSGKPAGDDYLLKVDNPLVVPVDKKIRIITTANDVIHAFMVPAFGIKQDAIPGFVRDTWFRAEKTGDFYGQCAELCGKEHAYMPIHVKVLSQADYTKWVEGKLKEIAAKADDPTKVWALPELAARGEKVYAANCAACHQPTGKGAGPIKALDASPVVLDADKNKQLAILLNGAANGAMPAWKQLSDTDLAAVATYTKNAWSNKTGQIVQPADVTAARK
- a CDS encoding trans-aconitate 2-methyltransferase, yielding MSAPSASTARQLDPASVEGWLRRLARAPEAPWLHAEVARRMADRLQFIRVQPAAVLDWWAFGGASTELLLKAYPQARHLAVEPTEALRARSRQAMAAPWWSPRRWRGVPVVHVTPQEVAPASVQLVWANMMLHAVVDPSELMAQWQQLLVVDGFVMFSCLGPGSLRTLHDLYARLGWGPPLADFVDMHDLGDMLVQAGFADPVMDQEVLSLSWDSPEALLSELRSLGANASPQRVAGWRTPRWRERLHAALKSLARPDGRIYLDFEIAYGHAFKAAPRAPLAAETRVSVDDMRAMVRSRTSRG
- a CDS encoding ComF family protein, with product MLFSRLLTPLPSLCAVCRGWGDGAVCASCHARYAGAAARCVRCAVQIPGGVTVCGQCLVHPPDFDAARTGLDYAHPWSTLIARFKFHAALELAGALVQPLLASVQRDPGTLPDLLLPVPLSRERLRARGYNQAWEATRRLARGLALRCDAHLLLRVKDSPHQLELPPEERAANVRGVFAVEPLRRTELHGLHIAVVDDVLTTGATCAELARVLKQAGARRVSAWSLARTPRDTP
- the trmL gene encoding tRNA (uridine(34)/cytosine(34)/5-carboxymethylaminomethyluridine(34)-2'-O)-methyltransferase TrmL, coding for MFNIVLVQPEIPPNTGNVIRLAANTGCALHLIEPLGFSMDDRLLRRAGLDYHEYAPVQRHASWQAFLDAARPDSQRLFAFTTRGSQPFAQVPWQPGDWFVFGSETAGLAPALRDSFPPSQRVRLPMRPDQRSLNLSNAVAVTVFEAWRQNGYQGGA
- a CDS encoding NAD(P)H-dependent glycerol-3-phosphate dehydrogenase; its protein translation is MNLTVLGAGAWGTAVAASTAARHGTLLWVRDAAQCQQMRAARENARYLPGVPLPAGLELSADFNAALEHARGGLIVVATPMAGLREMLQRLPADAPGVLWLCKGFEEGTGLLGHEIARAVRPSATQVGILSGPSFALEVARGQPVALVVASQDDALCQQAVEAFHSDVMRIYASNDPVGVEVGGAVKNVMAIATGIADGLQLGLNARAALITRGLAEMTRLGLVLGARVETFMGLSGLGDLVLTATGDLSRNRKVGLLLAQGLPLPRILHELGHVAEGVACAATVLKRAQASGVEMPITEAVVRVLEGRLRPQQAIQELMSRDARREGA